Proteins found in one Planococcus citri chromosome 2, ihPlaCitr1.1, whole genome shotgun sequence genomic segment:
- the LOC135834476 gene encoding modular serine protease-like: protein MKNIILYIFLISSCLHLLQTSVLESENQEEKMDDCLKQEFKCDNGQCVDKSFLCDGILDCEDNSDETTHHCSNTTCKENFFQCDYGGCIEEKYICDDLDQCHDGSDESAYMCYTPRLARKDHMCIEPPSSVDKTISYMCIETIGPCVENGLVREYTLAQIKCNSGYFPIDDKNSDSSCLEGNWLFPIKNCTKRCEKLTPMDTNVDLRCYYKGLKIPCNVDSLPSGTKVRPKCKPYHTYSDYRPSYAEITCDDEGKWDNPLFLCALDCKLPLPINSGAAARGLIECVGSPWHVAIYNRDHLLICGGTIIHPRLVVSAAHCFYNEDTGRTHNFTDYEIIASKFTRNYSKIDNENQKAYKIKEIRLSGKGYMGLNNYFTADIAILILERNITFKPTVLQAHVDWQSLVLGEYPPEGTLGKVAGWGLDENGRYTEALMAVSLPYISRARCLITVPDDFRAYISFDKFCAGSDKEDSPSVLQGDSGGGIFFQKDGIFYLRGIVSVKQASLTSIAAFTDLSDHARWILSVINEIDKVPIDEKLTLCSLGKTRG, encoded by the exons ATGAAGAACATAATATTGTACATATTTCTGATCTCATCATGCCTTCACCTACTTCAAACCT CTGTTTTGGAATCAGAAAATCAAGAGGAAAAGATGGACGATTGTTTAaa aCAGGAATTCAAATGCGATAATGGACAATGCGTTGATAAATCGTTCCTTTGCGATGGGATATTGGATTGCGAAGATAATTCGGACGAAACTACTCACCACTGTTCAAATACAAC atgcaaagaaaatttttttcaatgcgaTTATGGCGGGTGCATCGAAGAAAAATACATATGCGATGATTTGGATCAATGTCACGATGGTTCGGATGAATCGGCATACATGTGTTATACACCTAGACTTGCTCGCAAAGA CCACATGTGCATCGAACCTCCCTCATCTGTTGATAAAACCATCTCGTATATGTGTATTGAAACAATTGGCCCATGCGTAGAAAATGGACTAGTCCGAGAATACACTCTTGCTCAGATCAAGTGCAATTCTGGTTATTTTCCAATTGATGACAAAAATTCAGATTCCAGTTGCTTAGAAGGAAATTGGTTATTTCCGATTAAAAATTGTACAA aaagatgtgaaaaattgactCCAATGGACACGAACGTTGACCTGAGATGCTACTATAAAGGTTTAAAAATTCCTTGCAACGTAGACTCGCTACCTTCTGGAACAAAAGTACGCCCAAAATGCAAGCCTTACCATACCTATTCGGATTACCGCCCTAGTTACGCTGAAATTACTTGTGACGATGAAGGAAAATGGGACAATCCTTTGTTTCTCTGTGCCTTGG ACTGCAAACTACCTCTTCCAATCAATTCTGGTGCAGCCGCACGAGGACTTATTGAATGTGTTGGCTCTCCTTGGCATGTTGCGATTTACAATCGAGATCATTTACTCATTTGTGGAGGGACAATTATTCATCCTAGACTAGTTGTATCAG ctgcTCATTGTTTTTATAATGAGGACACAGGCAGAACACATAACTTCACCGATTACGAAATAATTGCCAGCAAATTCACGAGAAATTATTCCAAGATAGATAACGAAAATCAAAAAGCATATAAG ATTAAAGAGATACGTCTTTCTGGAAAAGGTTACATGGGCTTGAACAACTATTTTACCGCAGATATCGCAATATTAATCCTCGAACGAAACATCACCTTTAAACCAACAGTTTTGCAAGCTCATGTTGATTGGCAAAGCTTAGTATTGGGCGAATATCCACCAGAAGGAACACTTGGAAAA GTTGCAGGATGGGGACTTGATGAGAATGGCAGGTATACCGAAGCATTAATGGCTGTCAGTTTACCTTATATAAGTCGTGCACGTTGCTTGATTACTGTCCCTGATGATTTCCGAGCGTACATcagttttgataaattttgtgcTGGTTCAGATAAAGAAGACA GTCCCAGTGTTCTTCAAGGAGACAGCGGAggaggtatattttttcaaaaagacggTATATTTTATCTCCGAGGCATCGTTAGTGTGAAACAAGCATCATTAACATCCATCGCAGCATTCACCGATTTATCGGATCATGCCCGATGGATTTTATCAGTAATTAATGAAATAGATAAAGTaccaattgatgaaaaattgactctGTGTTCCCTCGGGAAAACCCGAGGTTGA
- the LOC135834493 gene encoding DNA-directed RNA polymerase II subunit RPB1-like isoform X2 translates to MPQRLVLAEEVVFLWNKFDKLKRKLSREDRKKLSVRWVHAVRKNLLFYKNEIERINSGLCKRFAIKLTRLPKFVHQKKPVKVANSRNGLVICNPAEIIIDLTPVSLPLEINELPQQPAIATSTSPETRPLILQNELEEEEQPAIATCSTSPETHPFALELLKVDESTRMNWTLKAANRKIAQPKKKSLKLEQSTRMKSFEAPNREFAQPEKTSYSERLSQIRASCRKKNKSSSLSQNYWAGSSYSYSSSASNSKVSRCAKVLTSGSSGNSQAAPSRSNDLKSAPRTSSSRDPGSLLRCALMSRLSLLTDQSLHARVRVYAEMFRSLPPGWLPDVRTSPLCIPTSPGSYSPSSPTYTPTSRVYSPTSPSYSPTSPSYTPTSPSYSPTSPSYSPTSPSYTPTSPSYSPTSLSYSPTSPSYSPTSPSYSPSSPSYSPISPSYTPTSPSFSPASPPNSPISPSYSPTSPMYSPTSPPYSPISSSYTPTSPSYFPTSPSYSPSSPTYSPTSPSYSPTSPSFSPASPSYLPTSPMYSPTSPCFAPGRISSSRYTPSLPDGPMSSPTSPRNSPISSSQHSPSSPQNAPSSKQNSPSNPKSSPKSIWSPD, encoded by the exons ATGCCACAAAGAC TCGTACTGGCCGAAGAAGTCGTATTCTTGTGGAATAAATTCGATAAACTGAAAAGAAAACTAAGTCGAGAAGATCGAAAAAAGTTATCTGTTCGTTGGGTTCATGCAGTTCgtaaaaatttactcttttacaaaaatgaaatcgaacgTATCAATTCAG GTCTCTGCAAACGATTCGCCATCAAACTGACTCGGTTACCGAAGTTCGTTCATCAGAAAAAACCCGTCAAAGTGGCTAATTCAAGAAATGGTTTAGTAATCTGTAACCCTGCAGAAATCATCATCGACTTAACTCCAGTATCACTACCTTTAGAAATAAACGAGCTCCCACAACAGCCAGCAATTGCGACCAGTACGTCTCCTGAAACTCGTCCACTCATCTTACAAAACGAGCTCGAAGAAGAAGAACAGCCAGCAATTGCGACCTGCAGTACATCTCCTGAAACTCATCCTTTCGCCTTAGAATTACTCAAAGTGGACGAAAGTACGCGAATGAATTGGACGTTAAAAGCTGCGAATCGAAAAATCGCTCAGCCGaagaaaaaatcactaaaactGGAACAAAGTACACGGATGAAATCGTTTGAAGCCCCTAATCGTGAATTCGCTCAGCCGGAGAAAACATCTTATTCTGAGAGACTTTCCCAGATACGAGCTTCGTGTAGGAAAAAGAACAAATCATCGTCCTTGTCGCAGAATTATTGGGCTGGTTCGTCGTATTCGTATTCTTCTTCAGCATCCAACTCGAAGGTGTCAAGGTGTGCCAAAGTGCTGACTTCGGGATCGTCAGGAAATTCGCAGGCAGCTCCTTCGCGTTCGAATGATTTAAAATCTGCACCTCGTACTTCTTCGTCGAGGGATCCAGGGTCTCTGCTTAGGTGTGCTTTAATGTCTCGTTTATCTTTGTTGACCGATCAAAGTTTGCATGCGCGTGTGCGTGTGTATGCTGAAATGTTTCGTTCATTGCCACCAGGATGGCTTCCAGATGTTCGAACGTCTCCTCTTTGCATTCCAACATCTCCAGGATCATACTCTCCATCGTCTCCTACGTACACTCCGACCTCTCGTGTGTACTCTCCAACTTCACCGTCGTACTCGCCGACGTCGCCATCTTACACTCCAACGAGCCCTTCGTATTCACCTACCAGTCCTTCGTATTCGCCAACGTCGCCGTCTTACACTCCAACGAGCCCTTCGTATTCACCTACCAGTCTTTCGTATTCGCCGACGTCGCCGTCTTACTCTCCAACGAGCCCTTCGTATTCACCTAGCAGTCCTTCGTATTCGCCAATCAGTCCTTCATATACACCTACATCGCCGTCTTTCAGTCCAGCGAGTCCTCCGAATTCGCCTATCAGTCCTTCGTATTCGCCTACCAGTCCTATGTATTCGCCTACCAGTCCTCCGTATTCGCCAATCAGTTCTTCATATACACCTACATCGCCGTCTTACTTTCCAACGAGCCCTTCGTATTCACCTAGCAGTCCTACGTATTCGCCAACCAGTCCTTCATATTCACCTACATCGCCGTCTTTCAGTCCAGCGAGTCCTTCGTATTTGCCTACCAGTCCAATGTATTCACCTACATCGCCATGTTTCGCTCCAGGGAGAATTTCTTCGTCGAGGTATACACCCAGCTTACCGGATGGACCGATGTCTTCGCCGACCAGTCCGCGAAACAGTCCTATCAGCAGTTCGCAGCACTCGCCCTCCAGTCCTCAAAATGCACCATCGAGTAAGCAAAACTCGCCCTCGAATCCGAAATCTAGCCCGAAGTCAATTTGGTCGCCCGATTAG
- the LOC135834493 gene encoding DNA-directed RNA polymerase II subunit RPB1-like isoform X1, giving the protein MPQRLVLAEEVVFLWNKFDKLKRKLSREDRKKLSVRWVHAVRKNLLFYKNEIERINSEFVCTNGTLWKYQSNELKNILICLNRILINLLEKRKDRELNIIILKQYFMGLCKRFAIKLTRLPKFVHQKKPVKVANSRNGLVICNPAEIIIDLTPVSLPLEINELPQQPAIATSTSPETRPLILQNELEEEEQPAIATCSTSPETHPFALELLKVDESTRMNWTLKAANRKIAQPKKKSLKLEQSTRMKSFEAPNREFAQPEKTSYSERLSQIRASCRKKNKSSSLSQNYWAGSSYSYSSSASNSKVSRCAKVLTSGSSGNSQAAPSRSNDLKSAPRTSSSRDPGSLLRCALMSRLSLLTDQSLHARVRVYAEMFRSLPPGWLPDVRTSPLCIPTSPGSYSPSSPTYTPTSRVYSPTSPSYSPTSPSYTPTSPSYSPTSPSYSPTSPSYTPTSPSYSPTSLSYSPTSPSYSPTSPSYSPSSPSYSPISPSYTPTSPSFSPASPPNSPISPSYSPTSPMYSPTSPPYSPISSSYTPTSPSYFPTSPSYSPSSPTYSPTSPSYSPTSPSFSPASPSYLPTSPMYSPTSPCFAPGRISSSRYTPSLPDGPMSSPTSPRNSPISSSQHSPSSPQNAPSSKQNSPSNPKSSPKSIWSPD; this is encoded by the exons ATGCCACAAAGAC TCGTACTGGCCGAAGAAGTCGTATTCTTGTGGAATAAATTCGATAAACTGAAAAGAAAACTAAGTCGAGAAGATCGAAAAAAGTTATCTGTTCGTTGGGTTCATGCAGTTCgtaaaaatttactcttttacaaaaatgaaatcgaacgTATCAATTCAG AATTCGTTTGTACGAACGGGACGTTATGGAAATATCAATcgaacgagttgaaaaatattttgatctgTTTGAATcgtattttaatcaatttgctAGAAAAACGAAAAGATCGCGAGTTGAATATTATCATACTAAAACAGTACTTTATGG GTCTCTGCAAACGATTCGCCATCAAACTGACTCGGTTACCGAAGTTCGTTCATCAGAAAAAACCCGTCAAAGTGGCTAATTCAAGAAATGGTTTAGTAATCTGTAACCCTGCAGAAATCATCATCGACTTAACTCCAGTATCACTACCTTTAGAAATAAACGAGCTCCCACAACAGCCAGCAATTGCGACCAGTACGTCTCCTGAAACTCGTCCACTCATCTTACAAAACGAGCTCGAAGAAGAAGAACAGCCAGCAATTGCGACCTGCAGTACATCTCCTGAAACTCATCCTTTCGCCTTAGAATTACTCAAAGTGGACGAAAGTACGCGAATGAATTGGACGTTAAAAGCTGCGAATCGAAAAATCGCTCAGCCGaagaaaaaatcactaaaactGGAACAAAGTACACGGATGAAATCGTTTGAAGCCCCTAATCGTGAATTCGCTCAGCCGGAGAAAACATCTTATTCTGAGAGACTTTCCCAGATACGAGCTTCGTGTAGGAAAAAGAACAAATCATCGTCCTTGTCGCAGAATTATTGGGCTGGTTCGTCGTATTCGTATTCTTCTTCAGCATCCAACTCGAAGGTGTCAAGGTGTGCCAAAGTGCTGACTTCGGGATCGTCAGGAAATTCGCAGGCAGCTCCTTCGCGTTCGAATGATTTAAAATCTGCACCTCGTACTTCTTCGTCGAGGGATCCAGGGTCTCTGCTTAGGTGTGCTTTAATGTCTCGTTTATCTTTGTTGACCGATCAAAGTTTGCATGCGCGTGTGCGTGTGTATGCTGAAATGTTTCGTTCATTGCCACCAGGATGGCTTCCAGATGTTCGAACGTCTCCTCTTTGCATTCCAACATCTCCAGGATCATACTCTCCATCGTCTCCTACGTACACTCCGACCTCTCGTGTGTACTCTCCAACTTCACCGTCGTACTCGCCGACGTCGCCATCTTACACTCCAACGAGCCCTTCGTATTCACCTACCAGTCCTTCGTATTCGCCAACGTCGCCGTCTTACACTCCAACGAGCCCTTCGTATTCACCTACCAGTCTTTCGTATTCGCCGACGTCGCCGTCTTACTCTCCAACGAGCCCTTCGTATTCACCTAGCAGTCCTTCGTATTCGCCAATCAGTCCTTCATATACACCTACATCGCCGTCTTTCAGTCCAGCGAGTCCTCCGAATTCGCCTATCAGTCCTTCGTATTCGCCTACCAGTCCTATGTATTCGCCTACCAGTCCTCCGTATTCGCCAATCAGTTCTTCATATACACCTACATCGCCGTCTTACTTTCCAACGAGCCCTTCGTATTCACCTAGCAGTCCTACGTATTCGCCAACCAGTCCTTCATATTCACCTACATCGCCGTCTTTCAGTCCAGCGAGTCCTTCGTATTTGCCTACCAGTCCAATGTATTCACCTACATCGCCATGTTTCGCTCCAGGGAGAATTTCTTCGTCGAGGTATACACCCAGCTTACCGGATGGACCGATGTCTTCGCCGACCAGTCCGCGAAACAGTCCTATCAGCAGTTCGCAGCACTCGCCCTCCAGTCCTCAAAATGCACCATCGAGTAAGCAAAACTCGCCCTCGAATCCGAAATCTAGCCCGAAGTCAATTTGGTCGCCCGATTAG
- the LOC135834493 gene encoding DNA-directed RNA polymerase II subunit RPB1-like isoform X3 produces the protein MPQRRLCKRFAIKLTRLPKFVHQKKPVKVANSRNGLVICNPAEIIIDLTPVSLPLEINELPQQPAIATSTSPETRPLILQNELEEEEQPAIATCSTSPETHPFALELLKVDESTRMNWTLKAANRKIAQPKKKSLKLEQSTRMKSFEAPNREFAQPEKTSYSERLSQIRASCRKKNKSSSLSQNYWAGSSYSYSSSASNSKVSRCAKVLTSGSSGNSQAAPSRSNDLKSAPRTSSSRDPGSLLRCALMSRLSLLTDQSLHARVRVYAEMFRSLPPGWLPDVRTSPLCIPTSPGSYSPSSPTYTPTSRVYSPTSPSYSPTSPSYTPTSPSYSPTSPSYSPTSPSYTPTSPSYSPTSLSYSPTSPSYSPTSPSYSPSSPSYSPISPSYTPTSPSFSPASPPNSPISPSYSPTSPMYSPTSPPYSPISSSYTPTSPSYFPTSPSYSPSSPTYSPTSPSYSPTSPSFSPASPSYLPTSPMYSPTSPCFAPGRISSSRYTPSLPDGPMSSPTSPRNSPISSSQHSPSSPQNAPSSKQNSPSNPKSSPKSIWSPD, from the exons ATGCCACAAAGAC GTCTCTGCAAACGATTCGCCATCAAACTGACTCGGTTACCGAAGTTCGTTCATCAGAAAAAACCCGTCAAAGTGGCTAATTCAAGAAATGGTTTAGTAATCTGTAACCCTGCAGAAATCATCATCGACTTAACTCCAGTATCACTACCTTTAGAAATAAACGAGCTCCCACAACAGCCAGCAATTGCGACCAGTACGTCTCCTGAAACTCGTCCACTCATCTTACAAAACGAGCTCGAAGAAGAAGAACAGCCAGCAATTGCGACCTGCAGTACATCTCCTGAAACTCATCCTTTCGCCTTAGAATTACTCAAAGTGGACGAAAGTACGCGAATGAATTGGACGTTAAAAGCTGCGAATCGAAAAATCGCTCAGCCGaagaaaaaatcactaaaactGGAACAAAGTACACGGATGAAATCGTTTGAAGCCCCTAATCGTGAATTCGCTCAGCCGGAGAAAACATCTTATTCTGAGAGACTTTCCCAGATACGAGCTTCGTGTAGGAAAAAGAACAAATCATCGTCCTTGTCGCAGAATTATTGGGCTGGTTCGTCGTATTCGTATTCTTCTTCAGCATCCAACTCGAAGGTGTCAAGGTGTGCCAAAGTGCTGACTTCGGGATCGTCAGGAAATTCGCAGGCAGCTCCTTCGCGTTCGAATGATTTAAAATCTGCACCTCGTACTTCTTCGTCGAGGGATCCAGGGTCTCTGCTTAGGTGTGCTTTAATGTCTCGTTTATCTTTGTTGACCGATCAAAGTTTGCATGCGCGTGTGCGTGTGTATGCTGAAATGTTTCGTTCATTGCCACCAGGATGGCTTCCAGATGTTCGAACGTCTCCTCTTTGCATTCCAACATCTCCAGGATCATACTCTCCATCGTCTCCTACGTACACTCCGACCTCTCGTGTGTACTCTCCAACTTCACCGTCGTACTCGCCGACGTCGCCATCTTACACTCCAACGAGCCCTTCGTATTCACCTACCAGTCCTTCGTATTCGCCAACGTCGCCGTCTTACACTCCAACGAGCCCTTCGTATTCACCTACCAGTCTTTCGTATTCGCCGACGTCGCCGTCTTACTCTCCAACGAGCCCTTCGTATTCACCTAGCAGTCCTTCGTATTCGCCAATCAGTCCTTCATATACACCTACATCGCCGTCTTTCAGTCCAGCGAGTCCTCCGAATTCGCCTATCAGTCCTTCGTATTCGCCTACCAGTCCTATGTATTCGCCTACCAGTCCTCCGTATTCGCCAATCAGTTCTTCATATACACCTACATCGCCGTCTTACTTTCCAACGAGCCCTTCGTATTCACCTAGCAGTCCTACGTATTCGCCAACCAGTCCTTCATATTCACCTACATCGCCGTCTTTCAGTCCAGCGAGTCCTTCGTATTTGCCTACCAGTCCAATGTATTCACCTACATCGCCATGTTTCGCTCCAGGGAGAATTTCTTCGTCGAGGTATACACCCAGCTTACCGGATGGACCGATGTCTTCGCCGACCAGTCCGCGAAACAGTCCTATCAGCAGTTCGCAGCACTCGCCCTCCAGTCCTCAAAATGCACCATCGAGTAAGCAAAACTCGCCCTCGAATCCGAAATCTAGCCCGAAGTCAATTTGGTCGCCCGATTAG